Within Paenibacillus albicereus, the genomic segment CAACGGGGCGGGCAAGACGACGACGATCCGCTCCGTCCTCGGCCTGGTCGAGTACGAGTCCGGCTCCATCACCTGGGACGGCAAGCCGATCCAGGACAACCGCCCGAGCATCGGCTATCTGCCGGAGGAGCGCGGCCTGTATCCGAAGGAGAAGGTCAGCGAGCAGCTCATCTACTTCGCGATGCTAGAGGGACTGTCCCGGCCGGCGGCGGTCAAGGCGATGCGCGGCTGGCTGGAGCGGCTCGGCATCGCCGAGCACGAGGGCAAGCGCGTCGAGCAGCTGTCCAAGGGCAATCAGCAGAAGGTGCAGATCATCTCCTCGCTCATCCACGATCCCGAGCTGGTCATCCTCGACGAGCCGTTCAGCGGCCTCGACCCGGTCAACTCCGACATGCTGGCATCCGTCGTGCAGGACCAGCTGAAGCTGGGCAAGACGATGATTTTCTCCAGCCACCAGATGGGCCAGGTCGAGCGGTTCTGCGACTATGTGTGCATTCTCAAGCGCGGCCAGATGACCGTCTCCGGCAAGCTGGCCGACATCAAGCGCTCCTACGGGCGCACGAGCCTGCTGCTGCGCAGCGAGCAGGACTTGACCCCGCATCTGGCGACGTTCGGCATGCAGCCGGTCGAGGAGTCGCTCCATGAGTGGCAGGTCAAGGTCGACAGCGAGGAGCAGGCCCACGGCCTCATGCAGTCGATGGCGGGCGCGGGCGTGAAGCTGCTCAAGTTCGAGCTCAAGGAGCCGACGCTCCATGAAATCTTCATTGAAAAGGTAGGCGAAGGAGCATGAAGCAGTTCGGCCTTGTATTCCGGTATTCCTTCCGGGAGCGTCTCCGGTCCAAATCGTTCACGCTGACGATCTACATCGCGGCGGTGCTGCTGGCGGCGCTCATCTTCCTCCCCAAGGTATTGCAGTCGGATGGCGGCGAATCGGTCGACGGTACGGTCGCCGTCGTCAACAAGACCGACTTGGCGTTGACGCCGGAAAGCCTCGCGCAAGGCGTGTCGCCCTCGTACGCCTGGAAGCTTGTCGAGCCGTCCGGGGAAGCCGAGGCCCGCGCGCAGCTGGCCAAGGACGACGACAGCCTGCTCGGCCTGGCGGCGATCGAGGAGAAGGACGGCAAGCCGGTGCTCTCGCTGACAGTCAACAAGCTTGACGACGCGCCTTATGCCGAAGCGCTTGGGACCTACGTCCAAGGGGTCTACACGGCAAGCGAGCTCGGCAAGCTGACGCTGGATCCGGCGCAGAAGGAGCGCGTGACCGCGGCCTTGCAGCTCGACGTGCAGGAGCTCAAGGCGGGCAGCAAGTCGGCCCTCGTCATGTATTTGCCGGTCTACCTCATCACCTTCATGCTCTACCTGCTGATCTACCTGTTCGGCGGCAACGTGGCCGTCTCCGTCTCGGTCGAGAAGAGCTCCCGCATCAAGGAAATCCTCATCACCAAAGTAAAGCCGGAGCAGCTGCTGTTCGGAAAGGTGTTCGGCGTCGGCCTCGCCGGCCTGCTGCAGTTCGTCCTCATCCTGGGCATTGGCTACGGCATGCTTCTCGCCTCCGGCTCGGGCGGAGCGCTCGATTTGTTCGGCTTCACGGTCGACTTCTCGATGCTGGGCGCCAAGACGATCGCCCTGCTCGTACTGTTCTTCATCCTCGGCTACTTCTTCTACGCGGCGCTGTTCGCCGCCTGCGGCTCGCTCGTCAGCCGCAGCGAGGAGGTCAACGGCATGATCCTGCCGGTCTCGGTCATCATGATGGGTGGCTTCCTGGTCGCGCTGATCTCGCTCGGCTCTCCGGACGGCAGCCTCGCCGTCGTCAGCTCCTACATCCCGTTCGCGACGCCGTTCACGATGTTCGTCCGGGTCGGGATGACCGAGCCGACCTGGACCGAGATTCTCGTGCCGACGCTCATCCTGCTCGCCTCCACGGGCATCGCCTGCTGGATTTCCGCCAAAATCTATCAGGTCGGCGTCCTGCTCTACGGGCAGAAGCCGACGCCGAAGCTGATCTACAAAGCGCTTCGGTCGACGATGTAAGGAGGGGCGCACATGGCGATAGACATCACCAAGGTGGCGCCGCCCGCCCGATCTGTCCCGATCCCGCCTCCGGCCGTCCGGCCGGAAGGGGCGGCGGCCCGGCCGCTGCTCGGCCAGTGGGCGATGGTGACCGGGGCCGGGCGCGGCATCGGCGAGGAGATCGCGCGGCAGTTCGCCGCCTCCGGCGCGTCGCTCGTCCTGACCGAGCTGCCGGAGCGCATGCCGCTGCTGGAGGAGAGCGCCGCCGCGCTGCGGCGGGAGCATGGCGTGCAGGCGAGCTGCCTGCCGCTCGACCTGCGCCGCATGGAGCAGGTCGAGGAGGCGGCCGCGCGCATCGGCGGCGAGGTCGAGGCGGGCGTGGACTACCTCGTCAACAACGCCGGCGTCAACCTGCTGCAGCCGGCGCTGACGCTCACGCAGGAGGAATGGGACTTTGTCGTGGACATCAATCTCAAGGGCACGTTTTTCCTCACCCGCGAGGTGGCCAAGGCGATGGTCCGCAAGAAGCGCGGCTCGATCGTCATGATCGCCTCGCAGCACGGCGTCGTCGCCAACGAGAACCGCGCTCCCTACTGCGCCAGCAAGGCCGGACTCATCCATCTGTCCAAGGCGCTCGCGGTCGAATGGGCGAAATACGGCATCCGCGTCAACACAGTGTCGCCGACGTTCGTGCTGACCGAGGCGAGCGAGCCGCATCTGACCGATCCGCAGTTCCTGCGGGCCAACCTGCCCAAGCTGCCGCTGCGCAAGTTCGCGACGCCGGAGGACATCGCCCGCTCGGCGCTGTTCCTGGCGACGGACGCGGCCGGCATGATTACCGGGCATAACCTCGTCGTCGACGGCGGCTGGACCGCCCTCTGACGGCCGGTGCGCCTGAGCCGACGGCCCGACCGGAATCCCCCTTTTCGAGAATCCATCCTCCAGAAGCATCACCGCAAGCCGGATACCCGGCGGAGCGCATCCATAAGCAGCACCCGGCCGGATACCCGGCGAAGCGCATCCATAAGCAGCACCCGAGCCGGTTACCCGGCGAAACGCATTCATCGGCAGCGCCTTGAGCCGGATACCCGGCGGACACACAGCGGCGCCCTGAGCCGGAGTACCCGGCGAAGCCAGCATCTTCCGCAGCGGAGCCGACTCCCGGGCCTGGCGTCCGGCGGCTCCCGCGCAGGCGGGCGGCGCGGCGAAGCGGCACTCATCCCCATTCATTCGACGCGAGGAGGCGGTTGTAATGTATTTCGGCGTATTCAAGGACTTGAGGAACCTGGGGCTGCCCGGCAGCCAGGATTTCGATCTGTATGAAGGGTACTATTCCGAGTTCTACGAGGCGGTGGCGGGCCGCACGGACTACGACATCCCGCTGCTGCTGGAGCAGGCGGCGGCGCTTGCGGGCGGCGGCAAGGTGCTGGAGCTGGCCTGCGGCTCGGGCCGCGTCCTGATGCATCTGGCCAATCGCGGCTTCCAGACGGTCGGCCTCGACCTGTCCGAAGATATGCTCAAGATGTGCCGCCGCAAGAGCGAGCTGCTGCCGCCGCGCCTGAAGAGCCGCATCGACGTGCGCCAAGGCGACATGACGAGCTTCGAGCTCGGCGAGGAGTTCCCCCTCATCATCCTGTCGGCGACGAGCATCAGCCTGCTGCGCGAGCGGAGCGACCTGGAGCGCATGCTGCAGGCGGTGGAGCGCCATCTGGCGGACGGCGGACGGTTCATCTTCGACTACGTGCTGTCCAACGACATCCACAACAGCCAGCTGCGCGGCGGCCGCGTCAACGGCGTCACGCTCGATCTCGGGCCTGACCACAAGCAGTTCGTCCTCATGGGCGAGGAGGAGAACCGGGAGGATCAGAGCGCGGTCATGAACTTCTACGCCGAGGTCATCCAGGGCGGGCAGACGAAGCGCTATTTCGGCTCTACGTTCAAGAAGTTCTTCCCCGAGGAGGACATCCACGCCTGCATCGCCGCTTCCGGCCTGCGCATCGCGGACTCCCGCCTGTACAGCGTCGAGGGCGACGGCAACGTGCGCTGCCTGATTCTGGAGAAGGAGGCCGCCCGATGAGCGCCTTCGTCACGATTCTGGGCGGCGGGGGAGAGGGCGGCGAGGCCGAGCCGATCGCCGCCGCCCTGCGCGGCCTCGGCGTCGAGGCGCGCGCCGCGTCGGCGTTCGCCGAGATCGATCCCGGCAGCGACCTCGTGCTCGTGCTCCAGGCGGAGCTCCAGGGCGCCGCGTTCAACGCCTACGCCCTGGAGCATGGGCTGACGTGGCTGCCGGTCGCGTTCTCGCATACGGTCGGCCGCCTCGGCCCGATCATCATTCCCGGCGAAACGGCCTGCTACGACTGCCTGGAGCTGCGCGGACGCGCGAACGGCCTGCCGCCGCTCGCAGCCAAGCCGAGCCGGTTCGACCCGAGCTGGTCGATGGTCGCGTCGCTCGCCGTCATGGAGACGGTCAAGTGGCTGTCGCGCTCCACGAACAGCTTCGCGCCGCTGTCGCTCGGCCATCAGGTCGAGTTCGACGCCTTTCACCTCCAGGGCGAAGTGAATCCGGTGTACCGGCTGCCCACCTGCCCGTCCTGCGGGCTGCGCCATCAGGCGCGGCTCGCCGCCCAGCCATGGACCGAGGCCGGGCTGGTGCAGCTGCCATGAGCCGCCAGCTGATCCGCCGCTGGAGCAGTTCGGCGCCTGCGGCTCCCGGCGCTCGCCGTCCCCGCGGTCCGGCGCTCGGCCTGACGGAGCCGCTGGCACGGGCGATCAGCCCGCAGGGCGGCATGGTGCGCGGGCTGATGAGCCTCAGCACCGATCCCGGCGATCCGGCGCTGTTCCTCAGCCTCGCCGCTCCGGCCGATCCCAAGGCGTTCGGCGGCCGCCAGCACGGCCTGATCGACCGCTTCGCCAGCGGCATGGGCTTCACGCTCGAGGAGGCGAACGTATCCGCGGTGGCCGAGGCGGTCGAGCGCTACTGCGCCGCCTATGTCATTCCGGACCGCACCGTCTTCGCCTCGTGGCGCGAGCTGCGCGCCGAAGCGCTGCATCCCGGCGCGCTGCCGCTGTTCACGCCGGAGCAGCACGCGACGTGGCAGTTTCCGTACCAGCCGTTCACCGAGGATGCGCGCATCCGCTGGGTGCCGGCGCGCTCGCTGGCGACCGGCCGCGAGAAATTCGTGCCGGCCGCGATCGCCTGGGATTCCTACGTCCCGCAGAGCGACGACGAGGCGGCGATCTGCTTCGGCCTCATGACCGGCTCGGCCGCCGGCTCGACGCTCGAGCAGGCGATGATCGGCGGGCTGCTGGAGATCATCGAGCGCGACGCCTTCATGATGATGTGGTACAACATGGCCTCGCTGCCGCGGCTCGACATCCGCGAGCATCCGCTGGCGCGTCCGTTCCGCGAGCTGCTCGACGAGAGCCGCTTCGAGCTGTCGATCGTGGACACGACCGGCGACACGGGCATCCCGTCCGCGTTCGGCCTGCTCCAGACGAGCGACGGACGGGTCAGCTTCGGCGGCTCGGCGAGGCTCTCCATGGAAGAGGCTGTCGTCAAGACGCTCATGGAGATCAGCCAGCTGTTCATCGGCAACAAGGCGCAGATCTACGCCGAAGGTCTGCCGTCGCTGCTGCCCCATCAGATCACCGACTACGGCCTGCGGCTTCCGTATTACGAGCAGCCGTTCGCGCATGAGGAGCTGGCTTTCACGGCGGCCTCGCCGCTGCTGCATCCGGTGCCGCCCGCTCCGCCCGTCGCTTCCGCCTCCGAGGCGGAGCGGCTCGCGCATCTCGTCGGCGCCTTGCAGGCGCGCGGCCTGGAGCCGCTCTGCGTCGACGTCACGACGGACGACGTGCGCGAGCTCGGGCTGCATGTCGTCAAGATGATCGTGCCGGGCACGATCCAGCTGCCGCGCAGCGAGCGCGAGCGGCTGATTGCCAGCCGCCGCATCTACGACGTGCCGGTGGAGCTCGGCTGGCGCAGCTCGCCGATCGCGCCGTCCGAGCTCAACGTCAGCCCGCATCCGTTTCCTTGACCGGCCTCGACCGGCTTCCATCTGCGTCCCTCGCGCCAGCTTGCGCGCCGCGGCCGCGACCAATAATCGACAAGGGCGTGATCCTATGCAATCCAAGTTCATCGACTGGCGCGCCGACGCGCTCGCCGGCGAAGAGTCTCTGTCCCTGACGTACCACCTCAATTCCAGCCACTACCCGCAGCTGGAGGTGCTGACCCGCTCCCGGATGAAAATGCTGCGCAAGCTGTTCGCGCAGATGAACGCGCCCGCGACGCCCGCCAAGCGGTATTTCTCCGCTCCGCGCGCCGCTCTGGGCGACGATCCCGAGGCGGCGGCCGAGGATCGGCTGAGCGCCCACCCGAGCCTGCGCCGGCTGCTGTGGCGGCTGCGCCGCATGCAGCCGGAGGCGCAGCCGTTCGCGGACTTCGGGCCGCTGGAGGAGCTCGGCGGCGCGGCGCTCGACTCGCCCGAGCTGTACATTCTCTCGCGGAGCTCGGCGACGAACCGGCTCGAGCTGTTCTACTTCCATCCGCACGGCGACTGCCTGCAGGAGCTCGGCGCTCCGGACGAGGAGCGGTGCTCGGCGCTGTTCGACCCGGCGGTGAGCGCCGGACCGCTGCAGGGCGCGATCTTCGTCGCCGCCAATCTGCACCGGTCGCTGCAGCTGTTCGGCGAGCGCGGCTACCGGCTTAGCCTGCTGGAGGGGGGCCGCCTGACCGAGCGGCTCTCCGCCTGCTCGCCCGGCAGCGGGCTGCGGGTGCAGCCGGTGCTCGGCTTCTACGACAGCCGCGTGCATCAGCTGCTCGGGCTCGACGGCCACTATGAAGTCGCGCTGAGCTGCCTGCTGCTGCAGGCCGAGCCGGAGGGAGCCCGATGAAAGACCGCACCGAGCCGCTCCCCCTCCTCCCCGGGGAGCTGCCGCTGCGCGTCGCTCCGGACAGCGCGCAGCCTCTTTACGCCCAGCTGGAGGCTCAGCTGCGCGAGCTGATCCACAGCGGGGCGCTGCCGGAGGACAGCCAGCTGCCCAGCTTGCGGGATCTCGCCTCGAAGCTGGGCTGCAGCCTCATCACCGTCCGCCGCGTCTACCTGGATTTGGAGCGCGAAGGCCTGCTGACGATTTCCAAAGGCATCGGCACGTTCGTCTGCCGCCGCGGCTCGGAGCGTTCCGCGCGTCGGGCATGGTCGAAGGCGCTCGTGCAGGAGGCTTTCCGCAGCGCGGTCGCGACCGGCTCCAAGTATGGCCTGAAGCCGGATGAGATGCGGCGGCTGCTGGAGGACCAGCTCGAGGGGAGCGACTCGGGACCTACGGCGGACTCGGGCGGAGACGAGCCGGAGGGCGGGCGCCCGCCCGATCCGCGGCCCCCGGCGAAGGCCTGAGCGGCGGTAGGCAACCGCCGCCAGAAGCAAGGCGCGGATTCGCATTCCCAGCGGGAATTTTTTAGGGCAATCGCCATTCCATTCCCCCCTCAGCCGGTTTCAAGCCTTCGGGCATGGAGCGGGCTTTTTTTCGCTGAATCGCTCCCATAGCTTGAAGGAAATGGATTCTTTTCTATGGAATATGTCATGGGACCTCATGCATGCGCCGTAGTCGTCCACACCTAGGGCATAGGGATCAGATCGGGGGGAATGGGATGGAGCAAGCGGGGAGAGGGATGGAGCAGGCGATGAGGGAAAGCGTCGAGGCGCACTTCGTGCTGCCGCAGCTGAAAGAGATGGCGCGCGCCTGCCTGGAGCAGAAGCTGCGGGAGTCGATGCTGTTCGGCAAGATGACGATGCTTCATTACCGCATGTACAAGGGCGGGGACGACGAGCGGATCTTCCGCGCCGCAGCGGCGGTGGAGCTGATGATCCTGAGCCTCGACATGATCGACGACGTGCAGGACCGGGACAATCCGGCGGTTCCGTGGAGCGCCTACCGCCCGGAGATCACGCTGAACCTGGCGCTCGGCATGCTGATGATCGCCCAGCGGCTGCTGCTGGAGAGCGGCTTCGAGCCGGAGCGGGCGCAGCAGGCCGCGAGGCTGCTCAGCATGCAGGTGCTGACCGCCGTGCACGGGCAGACGCTCGACCTGCTCAACGACATCCCCGACGAGGATGCCTATCTGGCGATGGTCAGCCAGAAGTCGGCGGCGCTGCTCGTCTGCGGCTGCATGATCGGCACGGTGCTTGCCACCGGGGAATGGAAGGAGCAGGTGCGCAGCTACGCCGAGCAGCTCGGCATCGCCGCCCAGATCAAGAACGACATCCGCGATCTGGCCAACTGGACGGACAAGAACGACTTCCTGAACCGCAAGCTCACGCTGCCGACGCTGTTCCTGTTGCAGGCCGTCACGGACGAGGACCGCTGGGTGCTCGACTACTACGAGGGCCGGCTCTCGATGGAGGAGGTCCGCCACCGGCGCGAGGAGCTGGAGGCGATCCTGGAGAAGACCGGCACGATGCTCTACTCGTCGGTGCGCATGCGCACGCACTACTACCGCTTCCTGGAGCTGCTGGAGCAGCTGGAGCTGGAGGATGGCTGGCGCGACCAGATGCTTGCCCTGGCGGAGTAAGGTGTAGCATTCGCGCTGCGGGAGTCGGCTCGGCCGAGCGGAATGGAGCCTTTAAGGTAAGAGCAGTTTCGACCGCCGGCCATAACCCGATTCCCGCAGCCCCGGCGCATCTACCGCCACCTCCAGCTCCCCGCACCCCCGCAAGCGGCCGCATGCGGGGCGCGCAAGAACGTTTGCGGCTTTCCCCCAGCGGCTTTTCGTTTCCGACATCCGGGCGCCTCGCTATAGTGGAATTAAGAGATGACGACGCTCTTAAAACCCAATTCGGAGGGATGTACCATGTTGAAAGAAATGATCCAGTCCATCGTGAAGGAATCCGGCTCTGTGATGCGAATTCAATTGGGACAGCTTCAACTGGCAGGCCTCAGCG encodes:
- a CDS encoding ABC transporter ATP-binding protein; translation: MGLEINHLIKRYGGKTVLHGISLEARTGQAFGLLGGNGAGKTTTIRSVLGLVEYESGSITWDGKPIQDNRPSIGYLPEERGLYPKEKVSEQLIYFAMLEGLSRPAAVKAMRGWLERLGIAEHEGKRVEQLSKGNQQKVQIISSLIHDPELVILDEPFSGLDPVNSDMLASVVQDQLKLGKTMIFSSHQMGQVERFCDYVCILKRGQMTVSGKLADIKRSYGRTSLLLRSEQDLTPHLATFGMQPVEESLHEWQVKVDSEEQAHGLMQSMAGAGVKLLKFELKEPTLHEIFIEKVGEGA
- a CDS encoding ABC transporter permease, which produces MKQFGLVFRYSFRERLRSKSFTLTIYIAAVLLAALIFLPKVLQSDGGESVDGTVAVVNKTDLALTPESLAQGVSPSYAWKLVEPSGEAEARAQLAKDDDSLLGLAAIEEKDGKPVLSLTVNKLDDAPYAEALGTYVQGVYTASELGKLTLDPAQKERVTAALQLDVQELKAGSKSALVMYLPVYLITFMLYLLIYLFGGNVAVSVSVEKSSRIKEILITKVKPEQLLFGKVFGVGLAGLLQFVLILGIGYGMLLASGSGGALDLFGFTVDFSMLGAKTIALLVLFFILGYFFYAALFAACGSLVSRSEEVNGMILPVSVIMMGGFLVALISLGSPDGSLAVVSSYIPFATPFTMFVRVGMTEPTWTEILVPTLILLASTGIACWISAKIYQVGVLLYGQKPTPKLIYKALRSTM
- a CDS encoding SDR family NAD(P)-dependent oxidoreductase, whose amino-acid sequence is MAIDITKVAPPARSVPIPPPAVRPEGAAARPLLGQWAMVTGAGRGIGEEIARQFAASGASLVLTELPERMPLLEESAAALRREHGVQASCLPLDLRRMEQVEEAAARIGGEVEAGVDYLVNNAGVNLLQPALTLTQEEWDFVVDINLKGTFFLTREVAKAMVRKKRGSIVMIASQHGVVANENRAPYCASKAGLIHLSKALAVEWAKYGIRVNTVSPTFVLTEASEPHLTDPQFLRANLPKLPLRKFATPEDIARSALFLATDAAGMITGHNLVVDGGWTAL
- the mpaM gene encoding daptide-type RiPP biosynthesis methyltransferase; the protein is MYFGVFKDLRNLGLPGSQDFDLYEGYYSEFYEAVAGRTDYDIPLLLEQAAALAGGGKVLELACGSGRVLMHLANRGFQTVGLDLSEDMLKMCRRKSELLPPRLKSRIDVRQGDMTSFELGEEFPLIILSATSISLLRERSDLERMLQAVERHLADGGRFIFDYVLSNDIHNSQLRGGRVNGVTLDLGPDHKQFVLMGEEENREDQSAVMNFYAEVIQGGQTKRYFGSTFKKFFPEEDIHACIAASGLRIADSRLYSVEGDGNVRCLILEKEAAR
- a CDS encoding TOMM precursor leader peptide-binding protein — protein: MSAFVTILGGGGEGGEAEPIAAALRGLGVEARAASAFAEIDPGSDLVLVLQAELQGAAFNAYALEHGLTWLPVAFSHTVGRLGPIIIPGETACYDCLELRGRANGLPPLAAKPSRFDPSWSMVASLAVMETVKWLSRSTNSFAPLSLGHQVEFDAFHLQGEVNPVYRLPTCPSCGLRHQARLAAQPWTEAGLVQLP
- a CDS encoding YcaO-like family protein, producing MSRQLIRRWSSSAPAAPGARRPRGPALGLTEPLARAISPQGGMVRGLMSLSTDPGDPALFLSLAAPADPKAFGGRQHGLIDRFASGMGFTLEEANVSAVAEAVERYCAAYVIPDRTVFASWRELRAEALHPGALPLFTPEQHATWQFPYQPFTEDARIRWVPARSLATGREKFVPAAIAWDSYVPQSDDEAAICFGLMTGSAAGSTLEQAMIGGLLEIIERDAFMMMWYNMASLPRLDIREHPLARPFRELLDESRFELSIVDTTGDTGIPSAFGLLQTSDGRVSFGGSARLSMEEAVVKTLMEISQLFIGNKAQIYAEGLPSLLPHQITDYGLRLPYYEQPFAHEELAFTAASPLLHPVPPAPPVASASEAERLAHLVGALQARGLEPLCVDVTTDDVRELGLHVVKMIVPGTIQLPRSERERLIASRRIYDVPVELGWRSSPIAPSELNVSPHPFP
- a CDS encoding nitroreductase family protein encodes the protein MQSKFIDWRADALAGEESLSLTYHLNSSHYPQLEVLTRSRMKMLRKLFAQMNAPATPAKRYFSAPRAALGDDPEAAAEDRLSAHPSLRRLLWRLRRMQPEAQPFADFGPLEELGGAALDSPELYILSRSSATNRLELFYFHPHGDCLQELGAPDEERCSALFDPAVSAGPLQGAIFVAANLHRSLQLFGERGYRLSLLEGGRLTERLSACSPGSGLRVQPVLGFYDSRVHQLLGLDGHYEVALSCLLLQAEPEGAR
- a CDS encoding GntR family transcriptional regulator, which codes for MKDRTEPLPLLPGELPLRVAPDSAQPLYAQLEAQLRELIHSGALPEDSQLPSLRDLASKLGCSLITVRRVYLDLEREGLLTISKGIGTFVCRRGSERSARRAWSKALVQEAFRSAVATGSKYGLKPDEMRRLLEDQLEGSDSGPTADSGGDEPEGGRPPDPRPPAKA
- a CDS encoding polyprenyl synthetase family protein produces the protein MEQAGRGMEQAMRESVEAHFVLPQLKEMARACLEQKLRESMLFGKMTMLHYRMYKGGDDERIFRAAAAVELMILSLDMIDDVQDRDNPAVPWSAYRPEITLNLALGMLMIAQRLLLESGFEPERAQQAARLLSMQVLTAVHGQTLDLLNDIPDEDAYLAMVSQKSAALLVCGCMIGTVLATGEWKEQVRSYAEQLGIAAQIKNDIRDLANWTDKNDFLNRKLTLPTLFLLQAVTDEDRWVLDYYEGRLSMEEVRHRREELEAILEKTGTMLYSSVRMRTHYYRFLELLEQLELEDGWRDQMLALAE
- the comX gene encoding competence pheromone ComX — its product is MLKEMIQSIVKESGSVMRIQLGQLQLAGLSDAEQRAFADVVDRRAKNEGGNLLSDPIWC